The Gasterosteus aculeatus chromosome 8, fGasAcu3.hap1.1, whole genome shotgun sequence genome has a window encoding:
- the LOC120823683 gene encoding uncharacterized protein LOC120823683, giving the protein MMETKVFVVLCSLLLVHFGSTNHDSNVLSPSEDSAPESTPPPLMAPPPTCPTSTHPHTPPMAPPPTRPTSTHPHTPPMAPPPTRPTSTHPHTPPMAPPPTRPTSTHPHTPPMAPPPTRPTSPTSTHPHTPPMAPPPTRPTSTHPHTPPMAPPPTRPTSPTSTHPHTPPIAPPPTRPTSPTSTHPHTRTTSPPIRTYQDQPTHNTPPAESPKPETTGPTPPNTTSSTSVSSAPPSSESPTLTPQQRTTPPRRHPEASSEAGNPPSSLPPQAKPRPHSPAQINVRDDTTTVHDPPTLDPLLAGLVSAFIITAVIITLLLFLKLRQRDAQPEFRRLQDLPMDDMMEDTPLSMYSY; this is encoded by the exons ATGATGGAGACTAAAGtgtttgttgttctttgttCTCTGCTTCTTGTTCACTTTGGATCCACCAATCACG ATTCCAacgtcctctctccctctgaggATTCTGCTCCAGAGTCCACACCTCCGCCTCTAATGGCCCCTCCCCCTACCTGTCCCAcctccacacatccacacacacctccaatgGCCCCTCCCCCTACCCGTCCCAcctccacacatccacacacacctccaatgGCCCCTCCCCCTACCCGTCCCAcctccacacatccacacacacctccaatgGCCCCTCCCCCTACCCGTCCCAcctccacacatccacacacacctccaatgGCCCCTCCCCCTACCCGTcccacctctcccacctccacacatccacacacacctccaatgGCCCCTCCCCCTACCCGTCCCAcctccacacatccacacacacctccaatgGCCCCTCCCCCTACCCGTcccacctctcccacctccacacatccacacacacctccaataGCCCCTCCCCCTACCCGTCCCACCTCTCCCACttccacacatccacacacacgcaccacctCCCCACCAATAAGAACATACCAGGACCAGCCCACCCACAACACCCCACCAGCTGAGTCCCCAAAACCGGAAACCACcggccccaccccccccaacaccacaTCCAGCACCAGCGTGTCTTCAGCGCCCCCCAGCTCTGAGTCGCCGACGCTCACGCCCCAACAAAGAACTACGCCACCCCGCAGACATCCAGAGGCTTCAAGCGAAGCCGGCAACCCTCCAAGCAGCCTCCCGCCCCAGGCCAAGCCCCGCCCACACAGCCCCGCCCAGATCAACGTCAGGGACGACA CCACTACGGTCCATGACCCCCCCACTTTAGACCCCCTGCTGGCCGGCCTGGTTTCAGCCTTCATCATCACCGCCGTCATCAtcactctgctcctcttcctcaaactGCGGCAGAGAGACGCCCAGCCCGAGTTCCGCCGGCTGCAGGACCTGCCGATG GACGACATGATGGAGGACACACCTTTGTCCATGTACAGCTACTGA